The genomic stretch CCATGTCCTGATTCGAGTCAGGGCCACCGGCATCAACCCGGCAGACCTCGTCCGCATGTCCGGCCGCTATCCGCAACGCCTGCCCCTGCCGTATATCCCGGGCACGGATGTGGCCGGAGAGGTGGAGGCGGTAGCAGCCGACATCAGCCACGTCAGCGTCGGCGACCGGGTCTTCGGCCGCTCAATCAACGGCGGCGGCTATGCCGAGAAAGCCTGCCTGCCGGGACCCGAGACCATCCCCCTGCCGGACACGCTGTCGTTTGCCGAGGGCGCGGCCATCCCGGTTCCGTTCTATACCGCCTACGTGGCGGTCCACCATAAAGCCCAGCTCAAGGCTGGTGAGACCGTGCTCGTCTCGGCCGGTGGCGGCGGGGTCGGCGTGGCTGCAGTGCAGCTGGCCAAAGTGTGTGGCGCGCGGGTGATTACCACCGTCGGCTCGGCCGACAAGGCGGCCAGGATACAAGCCCTGGGCGCCGACTCGGTGATCAACTATAAGACCCACGACTTTGCGGCCGAGGTGCGGCGGCTGACCGACGACAGGGGAGTAGAGGTCATCCTTGAGAATGTGGCCGCCGACAATCTGGCCCAGGACTTTTCGGCGCTGGCCCGGAACGGCCGGATTGTCCTGATCGGCAGCGGCACCGCTAAAGCGCCCGAGGCTGCGTTTATGGTCGGTCCGGCCCTGT from Desulfurellaceae bacterium encodes the following:
- a CDS encoding zinc-binding dehydrogenase, with amino-acid sequence MKAMRAAEFGGPENLRLEDAPEPELRDGHVLIRVRATGINPADLVRMSGRYPQRLPLPYIPGTDVAGEVEAVAADISHVSVGDRVFGRSINGGGYAEKACLPGPETIPLPDTLSFAEGAAIPVPFYTAYVAVHHKAQLKAGETVLVSAGGGGVGVAAVQLAKVCGARVITTVGSADKAARIQALGADSVINYKTHDFAAEVRRLTDDRGVEVILENVAADNLAQDFSALARNGRIVLIGSGTAKAPEAAFMVGPALFKDAAIYGMALGNSATHVPELARSLVPLFAAGQLKAVVHQTYPLAQAQRALGDLVASRVFGKLVLVQ